One region of Qipengyuania gaetbuli genomic DNA includes:
- a CDS encoding Flp family type IVb pilin: MQFFKRLGQDRSGATAIEYGLIAALIAVASITALQSLGGEVSTTFNTADSAMASANAAV, from the coding sequence ATGCAGTTCTTCAAACGCCTGGGCCAGGATCGCAGCGGTGCGACGGCCATCGAATACGGCCTGATCGCCGCGCTTATCGCGGTCGCTTCCATCACCGCCCTCCAGTCGCTGGGCGGCGAGGTCTCGACGACCTTCAACACCGCCGACAGCGCCATGGCGAGCGCGAACGCGGCCGTCTGA
- a CDS encoding outer membrane protein assembly factor BamD — protein sequence MTTHSRIARKLALGALIGATLVTAGCASRGGDGPKDTAYVARDVETLYAEAKGRLDRNQPQLAAALFDEVERQHPYSPWARRAQLMSAFSYYVARDYNKSVASAQRFLSIHPGNKDAPYAYYLIALSYYEQISDVQRDQKVTEQALTALRELDRRFPQTEYAADARLKIDLVRDHLAGKEMEIGRYYERSGKWIAAQIRFQNVVENYQTTSHAPEALYRLTETSLALGIPQEAVKYAAVLGANYPGSEWYDKAYELVQDHAAGVTAS from the coding sequence ATGACGACCCATTCGCGTATCGCTCGCAAGCTCGCCCTCGGTGCCCTGATCGGTGCCACGCTCGTAACTGCCGGCTGCGCCAGCCGCGGCGGGGATGGGCCGAAGGATACTGCATACGTGGCCCGCGATGTCGAAACGCTCTATGCCGAAGCCAAGGGCCGGCTCGATCGCAACCAGCCGCAGCTTGCCGCCGCGCTGTTCGACGAGGTGGAGCGCCAGCACCCCTATTCGCCCTGGGCCCGCCGCGCACAGCTGATGAGCGCATTCAGCTATTACGTCGCGCGCGATTACAACAAGTCGGTCGCCTCGGCGCAACGCTTCCTGTCGATCCACCCGGGCAACAAGGACGCGCCTTATGCTTACTACCTGATCGCGCTCAGCTATTACGAGCAGATCAGCGACGTGCAGCGCGACCAGAAGGTTACCGAGCAGGCGCTCACGGCGCTGCGCGAACTCGACCGCCGTTTCCCGCAGACCGAATATGCCGCCGACGCCCGCCTCAAGATCGACCTCGTGCGCGATCACCTGGCAGGCAAGGAGATGGAGATCGGCCGCTATTACGAACGGTCGGGCAAGTGGATTGCCGCCCAGATCCGCTTCCAGAACGTGGTCGAGAACTACCAGACCACCAGCCATGCGCCCGAAGCGCTATACCGTCTCACGGAAACCAGCCTCGCGCTCGGCATTCCGCAGGAAGCGGTGAAATATGCCGCCGTCCTCGGTGCCAATTATCCGGGCAGCGAATGGTACGACAAGGCCTACGAGCTGGTGCAGGACCACGCGGCCGGCGTCACCGCCAGCTAA
- a CDS encoding YdcH family protein, with the protein MTARTFRLTQIHQRIDERLRSEMRKRVPDWLEVSRLKKMKLRAKDALYRLAKRAKPA; encoded by the coding sequence ATGACGGCCCGTACTTTCAGACTGACCCAGATCCACCAGCGGATTGACGAGCGCCTGCGCAGCGAAATGCGCAAGCGCGTGCCCGACTGGCTGGAGGTCTCCCGCCTCAAGAAAATGAAACTGCGCGCCAAAGACGCTCTCTACCGTTTGGCCAAGCGCGCCAAGCCTGCCTGA
- the nhaA gene encoding Na+/H+ antiporter NhaA, with product MVQAIAPLLRDFLQKESAGGIVLIFAALLALAVANSPLLGGYQDLLDTGVVVGIGSFVIDKPLLLWINDGLMAVFFFLVGLEVKREIFEGQLSSWDKASLPLVAAIGGMAIPALIFLSLNAGSPETINGWAIPAATDIAFALGILSLLGPRVPVALKALLLAIAVIDDIGAIAIIALFYSGELDTGMLGAAAIVFVIMLAVGRARVQSTIPYILLAILMWAFVLKSGVHATLAGVAAAMTVPLDPKSDHGPLETMEHALHPWVAFLVIPIFGFANAGVTLFGLSPSALLEPLPLGIALGLLLGKQLGIFGFAYAAVKLRIASLPEDVSWRQVHGMSLLAAIGFTMSLFIGNLAFADPLLIDAVKIGVLSGSTIAAIAGYLLLSRALPKDAQSESTE from the coding sequence ATGGTCCAGGCCATTGCACCCTTGCTGCGCGACTTCCTGCAAAAGGAATCGGCAGGCGGCATCGTATTGATTTTCGCAGCGCTGCTCGCGCTTGCGGTCGCCAACTCGCCCCTGCTGGGGGGCTATCAGGACCTGCTCGATACGGGCGTGGTGGTCGGCATCGGCAGCTTCGTCATCGACAAGCCACTGCTGCTCTGGATCAACGACGGCCTGATGGCCGTGTTCTTCTTCCTCGTCGGCCTGGAAGTTAAACGCGAGATATTCGAAGGCCAGCTGTCCAGCTGGGACAAGGCCTCGCTGCCGCTGGTCGCCGCGATCGGCGGCATGGCCATTCCGGCCCTCATCTTCCTTTCGTTGAATGCCGGATCGCCCGAGACGATCAACGGCTGGGCGATCCCCGCTGCCACCGACATCGCCTTTGCGCTGGGTATCCTCTCGCTGCTCGGACCGCGCGTCCCTGTCGCACTCAAGGCGCTGTTGCTGGCGATTGCCGTGATCGACGACATCGGCGCCATCGCCATCATCGCGCTGTTCTATTCGGGTGAGCTCGACACCGGCATGCTCGGCGCGGCAGCCATCGTCTTCGTGATCATGCTCGCAGTCGGACGGGCGCGGGTCCAGTCCACCATCCCCTATATCCTGCTGGCGATCCTGATGTGGGCTTTCGTCCTGAAGTCAGGAGTCCATGCGACGCTGGCGGGCGTGGCCGCCGCGATGACGGTGCCGCTCGATCCCAAGAGCGACCACGGCCCGCTGGAAACGATGGAGCACGCGCTCCATCCCTGGGTCGCCTTCCTCGTGATCCCGATCTTCGGCTTTGCAAATGCCGGGGTGACGCTGTTCGGCCTGTCGCCGTCGGCGCTGCTCGAGCCGCTGCCGCTTGGCATCGCGCTCGGCCTTCTGCTGGGCAAGCAGCTCGGCATCTTCGGCTTTGCCTATGCTGCCGTAAAGCTGCGTATTGCCAGCCTGCCAGAAGACGTCAGCTGGCGGCAGGTCCACGGCATGAGCCTGTTGGCCGCCATCGGTTTCACGATGAGCCTGTTCATCGGCAATCTCGCCTTTGCGGATCCGCTCCTGATCGACGCCGTCAAGATCGGTGTCCTGTCCGGATCGACCATTGCCGCGATTGCCGGTTACCTTCTTCTCAGCCGCGCGCTCCCGAAGGACGCGCAATCGGAAAGCACTGAATGA
- a CDS encoding TerC family protein: MEFLFTDWLGTPVWFWAAFITIVIALTAFDLGILHKEDKELGIGESLKLSVFYIGVALLFGAWVWVERGASAGMEYYTGFFIEKALSIDNVFVISLIFTYFAIPAKYQYRALLWGIMAVIVLRGLMIAGGAALLAEAYWVLYLFAAFLIVTGIKMFFAGDEPMDVGKNPVIRWISKHMRVTKELHDQHFFVKVPDSKTGKLVTAATPLFLALVVINLADLVFALDSVPAIFAITTDTFIVYTSNIFAILGLRALYFALAAMVHRFHYLKYALAAVLVFIGSKIFVTDFLLDGGKLPAWVSLGVTFGLIAVGVLYSLWKTRGAEEPNWPAGPEGATPAEAVANGTKGG; the protein is encoded by the coding sequence ATGGAATTCCTGTTTACAGACTGGCTCGGAACCCCGGTGTGGTTCTGGGCCGCCTTCATCACTATCGTCATAGCCCTGACCGCCTTCGACCTCGGCATCCTGCACAAGGAGGACAAGGAACTCGGCATCGGGGAAAGCCTGAAGCTGTCCGTCTTCTACATCGGCGTGGCGCTGCTGTTCGGTGCCTGGGTCTGGGTGGAACGCGGCGCATCGGCGGGCATGGAATACTACACCGGCTTCTTCATCGAAAAGGCGCTGTCGATCGACAACGTCTTCGTGATCAGCCTGATCTTCACCTATTTCGCGATCCCTGCGAAATACCAGTACCGTGCGCTGCTGTGGGGCATCATGGCGGTCATCGTCCTGCGCGGCCTGATGATCGCGGGCGGGGCGGCCCTGCTGGCGGAAGCCTACTGGGTGCTCTACCTGTTCGCCGCCTTCCTGATCGTGACCGGCATCAAGATGTTCTTCGCCGGTGACGAGCCGATGGACGTCGGTAAGAACCCGGTGATCCGCTGGATCAGCAAGCATATGCGGGTGACCAAGGAACTGCACGACCAGCACTTCTTCGTGAAGGTGCCCGACAGCAAGACCGGCAAGCTGGTCACGGCGGCGACGCCGCTGTTCCTGGCGCTGGTGGTGATCAACCTTGCCGACCTCGTCTTCGCGCTCGACAGCGTGCCGGCGATCTTCGCCATCACGACCGACACCTTCATCGTCTACACGTCGAACATCTTCGCCATCCTCGGTCTGCGCGCGCTCTATTTCGCGCTCGCCGCGATGGTGCATCGCTTCCACTACCTCAAGTACGCCCTGGCAGCGGTGCTGGTGTTCATCGGCAGCAAGATCTTCGTGACCGACTTCCTGCTCGACGGCGGCAAGCTGCCGGCCTGGGTCAGCCTTGGCGTGACCTTCGGTCTGATCGCGGTCGGTGTCCTCTATTCGCTGTGGAAGACCCGCGGCGCGGAGGAGCCGAACTGGCCCGCAGGCCCCGAAGGCGCCACGCCTGCGGAAGCTGTTGCTAACGGAACAAAGGGTGGATGA
- the recN gene encoding DNA repair protein RecN: MLTRLAIRNIVLIDALDLKFGRGLGVLTGETGAGKSILLDSLGLVLGNRADSGLVRAGEEKASVTASFDFAVLPQGIAELLDDADIEIEEGEPLILRRQLKADGKSKAFVNDQSVSVGLLRELAGFLVELHGQHDDRGLVNPRGHRALLDRFAGAETARVEQAWAKWRGAEDQLARARAALEQAKLDQDLLLAHLAELTSLEPQAGEEARLAETRASMQKGEKLSGDLEELRHIWEGSDSPLAALRVAARRLDRIAPEHPLLADALAALDRAVIEAGEAEDKLQAAADALEHDPQALEAAETRLFELRALARKHRCEVDELPEKMREMRSQLDSIEGGEAELDALEAAAKDAGNRYRAEAEALHANRVAAAMRLDEAVARELAPLKLDAARFHTAVAELPEERWGAHGMDSVEFLIATNPGADFAPLNKIASGGELSRFILALKVALAEQGGAATVIFDEIDRGVGGAVASAIGERLARLADGGQLLAVTHSPQVAARGVTHYMIAKSSEGTVTKTSVSLLDDAGRQEEIARMLSGAEVTPEARAQADRLLEGA; this comes from the coding sequence ATGCTCACCCGGCTGGCCATCCGCAATATCGTCCTGATCGACGCGCTCGACCTCAAGTTCGGGCGCGGGCTCGGCGTGCTGACTGGCGAGACGGGGGCGGGCAAGTCGATCCTGCTGGACTCGCTCGGCCTCGTACTCGGCAATCGCGCCGACAGCGGGCTGGTGCGCGCAGGAGAGGAAAAGGCCAGCGTCACCGCCAGCTTCGATTTTGCGGTCCTGCCGCAGGGCATCGCCGAATTGCTGGACGACGCCGATATCGAGATCGAAGAGGGCGAACCTCTCATCCTGCGCCGCCAGCTGAAGGCGGACGGCAAGAGCAAGGCCTTCGTCAACGACCAGTCGGTTAGCGTCGGCCTGCTGCGCGAACTTGCCGGGTTCCTCGTCGAACTGCATGGCCAGCACGATGATCGCGGGCTGGTAAATCCGCGCGGTCACCGCGCGCTGCTCGACCGTTTTGCAGGGGCGGAAACCGCGCGGGTCGAACAAGCCTGGGCCAAGTGGCGTGGGGCCGAAGACCAGCTGGCTCGCGCGCGGGCCGCGCTCGAACAGGCCAAGCTGGACCAGGATCTCCTGCTCGCCCACCTGGCCGAACTTACCTCGCTCGAACCGCAGGCCGGGGAAGAGGCGCGCCTCGCCGAAACCCGCGCCTCGATGCAGAAGGGCGAGAAGCTGTCGGGCGATCTGGAGGAATTGCGCCACATCTGGGAAGGCTCGGATTCGCCGCTCGCCGCCTTGCGCGTGGCAGCACGCCGGCTGGATCGGATCGCACCGGAGCATCCCTTGCTAGCCGATGCGCTGGCGGCGCTCGACCGCGCAGTGATCGAAGCGGGAGAAGCCGAGGACAAGCTGCAAGCCGCCGCTGATGCGCTCGAACACGATCCGCAAGCGCTGGAGGCCGCGGAAACGCGTCTGTTCGAGCTGCGCGCGCTCGCTCGCAAGCATCGCTGCGAAGTGGACGAACTGCCCGAGAAGATGCGCGAGATGCGCAGCCAGCTCGATTCCATCGAAGGCGGCGAGGCCGAACTGGACGCGCTCGAAGCGGCGGCAAAGGATGCGGGCAATCGCTACCGCGCCGAGGCAGAGGCCTTGCACGCTAACCGCGTGGCGGCCGCGATGCGGCTGGACGAGGCGGTGGCCCGCGAACTTGCCCCGCTCAAGCTCGACGCGGCGCGCTTCCACACCGCGGTTGCCGAACTGCCCGAAGAGCGCTGGGGCGCGCACGGCATGGACAGCGTCGAATTCCTGATCGCGACCAATCCGGGTGCCGATTTCGCGCCGCTCAACAAGATTGCCAGCGGCGGGGAATTGTCGCGCTTCATTCTCGCGCTGAAGGTCGCTCTGGCGGAACAGGGCGGAGCGGCGACGGTGATCTTCGACGAAATCGACCGCGGCGTCGGCGGCGCGGTGGCGAGCGCGATCGGCGAACGGCTGGCGCGCCTTGCCGATGGCGGGCAATTGCTGGCCGTGACCCACAGTCCGCAGGTCGCTGCACGCGGGGTGACGCACTACATGATCGCCAAGTCCTCCGAAGGCACGGTCACCAAGACCAGCGTATCGCTGCTCGACGATGCCGGGCGGCAGGAGGAAATCGCGCGGATGCTGTCGGGCGCCGAAGTCACGCCCGAAGCGCGTGCGCAGGCGGACCGCTTGCTGGAGGGTGCGTGA
- a CDS encoding DUF2165 domain-containing protein, whose translation MIDRYLKTAFVASLGLMALLYVIHNIMNIDQAYGAVGYVLGMEGNEIFDNNLLPAITGSAVFVFSWIIFAFEIATGLICLWGAWQLWSARGADAAGFEAAKSMAKLGAGLSVVTWFGLFGTFGGAGYQMWQSEIGAGSLGDAFKFSVWGLLVLIYLGQRESEVAA comes from the coding sequence ATGATCGACCGCTATCTGAAAACCGCCTTTGTCGCCTCGCTCGGGCTTATGGCGCTGCTCTATGTGATCCATAACATCATGAACATCGACCAGGCCTATGGCGCGGTCGGGTACGTGCTCGGGATGGAAGGCAACGAGATATTCGATAACAATTTGCTGCCGGCCATTACCGGTTCGGCAGTCTTCGTTTTCTCGTGGATCATCTTCGCCTTCGAGATTGCGACAGGGCTCATCTGCCTGTGGGGCGCATGGCAGCTATGGTCTGCAAGAGGAGCCGATGCTGCGGGCTTCGAAGCGGCCAAGAGCATGGCGAAACTCGGGGCCGGCCTGTCGGTCGTCACATGGTTCGGCCTGTTCGGCACCTTCGGCGGCGCAGGCTACCAGATGTGGCAGAGCGAAATCGGAGCCGGGTCGCTGGGCGATGCCTTCAAGTTCAGCGTCTGGGGGCTGCTCGTGCTGATCTATCTCGGCCAGCGCGAGAGCGAAGTCGCCGCCTAG
- the ligA gene encoding NAD-dependent DNA ligase LigA, producing MGIDQIAPVDMSEAEAANELMRLAKQIAYHDRLYHAEDTPEISDPEYDALVRRNAAIEAAFPHLVREDSPSRKVGHAIASSPLSKVAHEVRMMSLDNAFSADEVEEWAARVRRFLSLGESDPVAFTAEDKIDGLSCSLRYENGQLVRAATRGDGQVGEDVTANVQHIPDIPKILRSKAPEVFEVRGEVYMEKQAFAALNAAQQEAGGKLFANPRNAAAGSLRQKDAKVTAQRPLRFWAHGWGAASQVPGETQAEVVEMLREWGFPISPLFARVDGVGDLLSHYATIGKARPDLPYEIDGVVYKVDRLDYQQRLGFVAKAPRWALAHKFPAERAETTLEAIDIQVGRTGKLTPVGRLAPVLVGGVTVTNVTLHNRDEIARLGVRPGDRIVIQRAGDVIPQVVENLTREVEREPFVFPDHCPECCSEAVAEEGEVDVRCTGGLICPAQRTERLKHFVSRAALDIDGLGEKTIDQFFALGWLESPADIFRLRERREDILALEGWQEKSVDNLLASIEARRQPDAARLLFGLGIRHVGAVTARDLMKNFHELPALRDAAEKARAGDEDAAAALVSIDGIGSAVVEALGDFFHEEHNREVWDDLLSQVSPPPYVVETKDSAVAGKTVVFTGKLETMSRDEAKAQAERLGAKASGSVSAKTDLLVAGPGAGSKLKKAAELGIEVIDEAGWAEIVKAAG from the coding sequence ATGGGAATCGACCAAATCGCGCCTGTGGACATGAGCGAAGCCGAGGCGGCCAACGAACTGATGCGGCTGGCGAAACAGATCGCCTATCACGACCGGCTCTACCATGCCGAGGACACGCCCGAGATCAGCGATCCGGAATACGATGCGCTGGTGCGGCGCAACGCAGCGATCGAGGCGGCTTTCCCGCATCTCGTCCGCGAGGATTCGCCTTCGCGCAAGGTCGGGCACGCCATTGCCTCTTCGCCCCTGTCCAAGGTCGCGCACGAGGTTCGCATGATGAGCCTCGACAATGCGTTTTCCGCTGACGAGGTGGAGGAGTGGGCCGCGCGCGTCAGGCGCTTCCTCTCGCTCGGCGAAAGCGATCCCGTCGCCTTCACGGCGGAAGACAAGATCGACGGCCTGTCCTGCTCGCTGCGGTACGAGAACGGGCAGCTGGTGCGTGCGGCCACGCGCGGTGACGGGCAGGTCGGCGAGGATGTCACGGCGAACGTGCAGCATATACCCGACATCCCGAAAATACTGCGCAGCAAAGCGCCCGAGGTTTTCGAGGTGCGCGGCGAAGTCTACATGGAAAAACAGGCCTTTGCTGCACTCAATGCTGCGCAGCAGGAGGCAGGCGGAAAGCTCTTCGCGAACCCTCGAAATGCTGCGGCAGGATCGCTGCGACAGAAGGATGCGAAGGTCACAGCGCAGCGCCCCTTGCGCTTCTGGGCGCATGGCTGGGGTGCAGCATCACAGGTGCCGGGCGAAACCCAGGCAGAGGTGGTGGAAATGTTGCGCGAATGGGGTTTCCCGATCTCGCCGCTGTTTGCGCGGGTCGATGGCGTGGGAGACCTGCTTTCGCATTATGCCACCATCGGCAAGGCGCGGCCGGACCTGCCGTATGAAATTGACGGCGTCGTCTACAAGGTCGACCGGCTGGACTACCAGCAACGCCTCGGCTTCGTCGCCAAGGCACCGCGCTGGGCGCTGGCGCACAAGTTCCCGGCAGAGCGTGCCGAGACTACGCTGGAGGCGATCGACATCCAGGTCGGACGCACCGGCAAGCTTACCCCCGTGGGCCGCCTTGCCCCTGTGCTCGTCGGCGGTGTCACCGTCACCAATGTCACGCTGCACAACCGCGATGAGATTGCGCGCCTCGGCGTGCGTCCGGGCGACCGGATCGTCATCCAGCGCGCAGGCGATGTCATTCCGCAGGTGGTCGAGAACCTCACCCGCGAAGTTGAGCGCGAACCCTTCGTCTTCCCCGACCATTGCCCCGAATGCTGCAGCGAGGCGGTGGCCGAGGAAGGCGAGGTCGACGTGCGCTGCACCGGCGGTCTCATCTGTCCCGCCCAACGGACGGAGCGGCTCAAGCATTTCGTCAGCCGCGCCGCGCTCGATATCGACGGGCTGGGCGAAAAGACCATCGACCAGTTCTTCGCGCTCGGCTGGCTGGAAAGCCCGGCGGACATCTTCCGCCTCCGCGAACGGCGGGAGGATATCCTCGCGCTTGAAGGCTGGCAGGAAAAGTCGGTCGACAACCTCCTCGCCAGTATCGAGGCGCGGCGACAGCCCGATGCCGCGCGCCTGCTGTTCGGCCTCGGCATCCGTCACGTGGGCGCGGTGACGGCGCGCGACCTGATGAAGAACTTCCACGAACTGCCCGCGCTGCGCGATGCGGCCGAAAAGGCGAGGGCGGGGGACGAGGATGCAGCCGCCGCACTGGTCTCCATCGATGGCATCGGTTCGGCCGTCGTCGAAGCGCTTGGAGATTTCTTCCACGAGGAGCACAATCGCGAGGTGTGGGACGACCTGCTCTCGCAGGTTTCACCGCCCCCCTATGTGGTCGAAACGAAGGACAGCGCAGTGGCAGGCAAGACCGTGGTCTTTACCGGCAAGCTCGAAACCATGAGCCGCGACGAGGCCAAGGCGCAGGCGGAACGGTTGGGCGCAAAGGCAAGCGGTTCGGTCAGCGCCAAGACCGACCTGCTGGTCGCCGGGCCGGGCGCGGGCAGCAAGCTCAAGAAAGCGGCGGAACTCGGCATCGAGGTCATCGATGAGGCCGGCTGGGCCGAAATCGTGAAGGCGGCCGGGTAG
- a CDS encoding c-type cytochrome: MRAPLLLLALLAAGCDGPGVVKRAEEPHFQRLSADTVEHGQRVADIVGCTGCHDRNLQGRDWSDELGTLWTANLTRSVEKHSDEELLGMVLTGRRADRELHGMPSHVFTKMHADDLAAILAFLRSKPPAGDVHPEPIFGPELLAMLEEGTLKSAATEVAEMGAEHSPDLGEEHALGRYIVRATCAECHGIDLRGGATPYPGDVPRPDLRIAASYDRADFEKLMRTGKAAGDREIGLMSTVARGRFSQFTDEELAAVHDYLVALSKTGE, from the coding sequence ATGCGCGCGCCCCTGCTCCTGTTGGCGCTCCTTGCTGCAGGCTGCGACGGGCCGGGTGTCGTCAAGCGCGCCGAAGAACCGCATTTCCAGCGCCTGTCCGCCGACACGGTCGAACACGGGCAGCGCGTCGCCGACATCGTCGGCTGCACCGGCTGCCATGACCGGAACCTGCAGGGTCGCGACTGGAGCGACGAGCTTGGCACGCTGTGGACCGCGAACCTCACGCGCAGCGTCGAGAAACATTCCGACGAGGAATTGCTGGGGATGGTCCTCACCGGGCGGCGCGCGGACCGCGAGCTTCATGGCATGCCTTCGCACGTCTTCACCAAGATGCATGCGGACGACCTTGCCGCGATCCTTGCCTTCCTGCGCAGCAAGCCGCCTGCGGGCGATGTGCATCCCGAACCGATCTTCGGGCCGGAACTCCTGGCGATGCTGGAGGAAGGCACGCTAAAATCCGCGGCCACGGAAGTTGCCGAAATGGGGGCCGAGCATTCGCCCGACCTCGGCGAAGAGCACGCGCTGGGCCGCTACATCGTGCGCGCCACTTGTGCGGAGTGTCATGGCATCGACCTTCGCGGAGGGGCCACGCCCTATCCCGGCGACGTGCCGCGACCGGATTTGCGGATCGCGGCGTCCTATGACCGCGCCGATTTCGAGAAGCTGATGCGGACGGGAAAGGCGGCGGGAGACCGCGAGATCGGCTTGATGAGTACGGTCGCGCGTGGCCGTTTCTCTCAATTCACCGACGAGGAATTGGCAGCCGTCCATGACTATCTTGTCGCGCTGTCGAAAACGGGCGAGTAG
- a CDS encoding serine hydrolase, which produces MTRTLVTITLLLVSTFALLGTCVYQPGESASQFGDRIRLPQANRFKAPPPLDDRQKALQDRLAAIGKAFPGEVGIAVVDVSSGARMHFEGRKPFPQQSVSKLWVAMTALDLVDQGALDLAEPVSIERRDLTLFHQPIREIVRTRGRYDTDYFDLFERALTESDNTANDRLLRRVGGPTAVDGFLRREGIIGVQFGPDERTKQSAIAGLEWNPSFSMGRGFYDARDSLSPERRRQAFEKYLADPVDGASAIGIAQALARLAKGDILSPASTSFILGTLERTKSGPNRLKGGTPAGWVMAHKTGTGQVFDGEQSGYNDVGVLRAPDGSQYAIAVMIGRTRSSFSSRFEMMQAVTRAVADHHLSRN; this is translated from the coding sequence GTGACCCGTACCCTCGTTACAATTACGCTGCTGCTGGTCAGCACCTTCGCCCTGCTGGGAACCTGCGTGTACCAGCCGGGCGAAAGCGCCTCGCAATTCGGCGACCGTATCAGGCTGCCTCAGGCGAACCGCTTCAAGGCCCCGCCGCCGCTGGACGACCGGCAAAAGGCGCTGCAGGACCGGCTGGCCGCCATCGGCAAGGCTTTCCCGGGCGAGGTCGGGATAGCCGTGGTCGATGTTAGCAGCGGCGCGCGGATGCACTTCGAAGGGCGCAAGCCGTTTCCGCAGCAGAGCGTCAGCAAGCTGTGGGTCGCCATGACCGCGCTCGACCTCGTCGACCAGGGGGCGCTCGACCTTGCCGAGCCGGTCAGTATCGAGCGTCGTGACCTTACCCTATTCCACCAGCCGATCCGCGAAATCGTGCGTACGCGCGGGCGCTACGACACCGACTATTTCGACCTCTTCGAACGGGCGCTCACCGAAAGCGACAACACCGCGAACGACCGCCTGCTGCGCCGTGTCGGCGGCCCGACCGCAGTCGACGGTTTCCTGCGGCGCGAGGGGATTATCGGCGTCCAGTTCGGGCCAGACGAACGGACCAAGCAGAGCGCGATTGCGGGGTTAGAGTGGAACCCCTCGTTCTCGATGGGACGCGGCTTTTACGATGCGCGCGACAGCCTGTCGCCCGAGCGGCGCAGGCAGGCGTTCGAGAAATACCTCGCCGACCCGGTCGACGGCGCCAGCGCCATCGGCATCGCGCAGGCGCTGGCGCGGCTAGCCAAGGGCGACATCCTCTCACCCGCTTCGACCAGCTTCATCCTCGGCACGCTGGAAAGGACGAAGAGCGGCCCCAACCGGCTGAAAGGCGGCACGCCTGCGGGCTGGGTCATGGCGCACAAGACGGGCACCGGGCAGGTCTTCGACGGCGAGCAGTCGGGCTATAACGATGTGGGTGTGCTCAGGGCGCCCGACGGCTCGCAATATGCGATCGCCGTGATGATCGGGCGCACGCGTAGTTCGTTCTCGAGCCGGTTCGAGATGATGCAGGCCGTGACCCGCGCCGTGGCGGACCACCACTTGTCACGCAACTAG
- a CDS encoding DUF2459 domain-containing protein, producing the protein MTTRRVLKLGGALLALPVAIILLFMLAAWIGSSIPRNPDWTEADEGVVVMIETNGIHTGIVMPVVSEVKDWRETFPSAGQPRDDGRMPTHIAIGWGEKEVFLNTPTWGDLKASTALRIAFSGGDGLMRVGHYAWPQPSEYHRPLVLRPDEYRRLVAEVEKALPALPHGEERFSYDSFEQGARNYDARGRYTLANTCNQWVGDTLAKAGVKIGHWTPFAGGVMKWVPVPAGR; encoded by the coding sequence GTGACGACGCGCCGGGTCCTGAAACTCGGCGGAGCCTTGCTGGCCTTGCCGGTCGCGATCATCCTCCTGTTCATGCTCGCCGCTTGGATCGGCAGTTCCATCCCGCGCAATCCCGACTGGACAGAAGCCGACGAAGGCGTCGTCGTCATGATCGAGACCAATGGCATCCACACCGGCATCGTCATGCCCGTGGTGAGCGAGGTGAAGGACTGGCGCGAAACCTTCCCGTCAGCCGGACAGCCGCGCGACGACGGACGCATGCCAACGCATATCGCCATCGGCTGGGGCGAGAAGGAAGTCTTCCTGAACACGCCGACCTGGGGCGACCTCAAGGCCAGCACGGCGCTGCGCATCGCCTTTTCGGGCGGCGACGGGCTGATGCGCGTCGGCCATTACGCCTGGCCGCAACCGTCCGAATACCACCGTCCGCTGGTGCTTCGCCCGGATGAATACCGGCGGCTCGTCGCCGAGGTCGAGAAGGCCCTGCCCGCCCTGCCGCATGGCGAAGAGCGCTTCAGCTACGACAGCTTCGAGCAGGGTGCGCGCAATTACGACGCGCGCGGTCGCTATACGCTGGCCAATACCTGCAACCAGTGGGTCGGCGATACGCTGGCCAAGGCCGGGGTGAAGATCGGCCACTGGACCCCGTTTGCAGGCGGCGTGATGAAATGGGTGCCCGTCCCCGCCGGACGCTAG